TCGCCGCCCTGTCCGTGTTCGTGGCTCACAGCCAGGTCGATTGGCCCATGGGGCTGGCCTTGGCCGCCGGGAACGCCACCGGCGGCTGGATCGGCACCCGCGTGGCGGTAAAAAAGGGACACGACTGGATAAAGAAAGTCGTGTCCCTTACGGTTCTTGTCTTTGCCCTGAAGCTGTTGTTCGGCTGAGTCCTGTGTTCCCGGATCGATCCCGCTACTTCAGTTCGAACGCGACTCTGAGCACCACCTGATATTCAGTTACCTTCCCATCCTCCCCGATATGGCCGTGGATCTCCCCGACTTCAAACCAGGAGAGTTTCTCCAGGCTGCTGCTGGCTTTGCTCAAAGCCGCTTGGATGGCTCCCTCGATTCCGGACTGCGAAACCCCGATCACCTCCAGCTTCTTGTACACCCGGTCTTTTCCGTAAGTCATGACTCCCTCCCTTCTCAGGTTTGTCAGCATAACTTCAGATTAGC
The Desulfuromonas sp. TF genome window above contains:
- a CDS encoding dodecin, giving the protein MTYGKDRVYKKLEVIGVSQSGIEGAIQAALSKASSSLEKLSWFEVGEIHGHIGEDGKVTEYQVVLRVAFELK